In Niveispirillum cyanobacteriorum, the following proteins share a genomic window:
- a CDS encoding TonB-dependent receptor plug domain-containing protein: protein MGKELKYLTFTGASALALLAMSPALAQPADLEEIIVIGSRFEPRVVTESPTPIDSISAEELTRGGATDLQSMLKVAVPSFSTPRPTAAGALDFLTPPTMRGLSTGQLLVLVNGKRRHTAPGVNAGNQIGRGDVAYDFNAIPTAAISRVEVLRDGAAAQYGSDAIAGVMNVQLAKGTDGTASAMYGITGEGDGQHVELSAGKGIDLGDDGFARLTVQYKHHEETDRAAPDTRQQYFGRNAAGALVAPSGNYGSGVGLTPSNGTLDPREATIDRDMWNFGEPKYEQLALFLNAEKPLSDDVTAYGFGGYSRLKGNSFNFFRRAGQDETLRSLYPDGFMPIQEIEIINGSGAVGVRGDDLAGFGWDLSTLYGGSRINTGYSNTANVSQGTASKTSFDRGFNDFRQWTTNLDFTREIPVGGGEPLKFAFGFEYRKEIYELGVGEPDSYANGGVPILDGPNAGRPAPVGAQPGGGNTPEDATKQDRNSKAAYVELERDFFDERLTLSGALRYEDFSDFGDTTNYKLAGRFEITDELALRGSFGSGFRAPALAQSYFSSTNVSFVNGQPLRTRNISVNHPTAALVGATALKPEKSDNISTGVVFSSGDFDATVDYYRIEITDRIAMSSNFQSTALTNLLAARGYPGLGAISYLTNAVDTTTKGVDITLRYKHDLDEWGEVTGTFAANFNETKFDRIAGTPAALSAIGITTVLFDLSQQVRFTDSMPKDKFTANLNWQKDALHLNLTGTRYGEVAQVALTNRTPAQIAALTPGYKVKLVPVSATSANSDIIQYYRADIVVDIEAGYDLTDDFTLSAGVSNLFDQYPEKQIASTAASVAAGTNGADNNGTFPYAYIAPYGVNGRAFHVKATYRF, encoded by the coding sequence ATGGGTAAGGAACTGAAATATCTCACCTTCACCGGCGCGTCTGCCCTGGCATTGCTGGCCATGTCGCCGGCCCTGGCCCAGCCGGCGGACCTGGAGGAGATCATCGTTATCGGGTCGCGTTTCGAACCACGCGTGGTGACCGAAAGCCCGACACCCATCGACAGCATCTCCGCCGAGGAGCTGACGCGTGGCGGTGCGACCGATCTGCAAAGCATGCTGAAGGTGGCGGTGCCCAGCTTCAGCACGCCGCGCCCCACGGCTGCGGGTGCGCTGGACTTTCTGACCCCACCCACCATGCGCGGCCTGTCGACGGGGCAGCTGCTGGTGCTGGTCAATGGCAAGCGCCGGCATACGGCGCCGGGCGTGAACGCCGGCAACCAGATCGGGCGCGGCGACGTCGCCTATGATTTCAACGCCATCCCGACGGCGGCCATTTCGCGGGTGGAAGTGTTGCGCGACGGTGCCGCCGCGCAGTACGGGTCCGACGCCATCGCCGGTGTCATGAATGTGCAGCTGGCCAAGGGCACGGACGGTACGGCGTCCGCCATGTATGGCATCACCGGGGAAGGGGATGGCCAGCATGTGGAGCTGTCGGCGGGCAAGGGGATCGATCTGGGCGATGATGGGTTTGCCCGCCTGACGGTGCAGTACAAGCACCATGAGGAAACCGATCGCGCCGCCCCCGACACCCGCCAGCAATATTTCGGGCGCAATGCCGCCGGCGCCCTGGTCGCACCGTCCGGCAATTACGGGTCGGGCGTTGGCCTGACCCCGTCGAACGGCACGCTGGACCCGCGCGAGGCGACCATCGACCGCGACATGTGGAACTTTGGTGAGCCGAAATATGAACAGCTCGCGCTGTTCCTGAATGCCGAGAAGCCATTGTCCGATGATGTCACGGCCTATGGCTTTGGCGGTTACAGCCGGCTGAAGGGCAATAGTTTCAACTTTTTCCGCCGCGCCGGCCAGGATGAGACGCTGCGCAGCCTCTATCCCGACGGGTTCATGCCGATCCAGGAGATCGAGATCATCAATGGTTCCGGTGCCGTTGGCGTGCGCGGCGATGATCTGGCCGGCTTCGGCTGGGACCTGTCCACGCTGTATGGTGGGTCGCGGATCAATACGGGCTATTCCAACACGGCCAACGTGTCCCAGGGCACGGCCAGCAAGACCAGCTTCGACCGTGGCTTCAACGATTTCCGGCAATGGACCACCAACCTGGATTTCACCCGCGAAATCCCGGTGGGTGGCGGGGAGCCGCTGAAATTCGCCTTCGGGTTTGAATATCGCAAGGAAATCTATGAGCTGGGTGTGGGCGAGCCTGACAGTTATGCCAATGGCGGGGTGCCCATCCTGGATGGCCCGAATGCCGGTCGCCCGGCCCCGGTCGGCGCGCAGCCCGGCGGCGGCAACACACCGGAAGATGCCACCAAACAGGACCGCAACAGCAAGGCCGCCTATGTCGAGCTGGAACGTGATTTCTTCGATGAACGCCTGACCCTGTCCGGTGCGCTGCGGTACGAGGATTTCTCCGATTTCGGTGACACCACCAATTACAAGCTGGCCGGCCGTTTCGAGATCACGGACGAACTGGCCCTGCGCGGATCGTTCGGCAGCGGCTTCCGCGCACCGGCCCTGGCCCAGTCCTATTTCAGCTCCACCAATGTCAGCTTTGTGAACGGCCAGCCGCTGCGTACCCGCAACATCTCTGTCAACCATCCGACCGCCGCCCTGGTGGGGGCCACGGCCCTGAAGCCGGAAAAGTCGGACAATATCTCCACCGGTGTGGTGTTCAGCAGCGGCGACTTCGATGCCACGGTGGATTACTACCGGATCGAAATCACCGACCGCATCGCCATGTCGTCCAACTTCCAGTCCACCGCGCTGACCAACCTGCTGGCGGCGCGCGGATATCCGGGGCTGGGCGCCATTTCCTACCTGACCAATGCCGTGGACACGACCACCAAGGGTGTCGATATCACCCTGCGCTATAAGCACGACCTGGATGAATGGGGGGAGGTGACGGGCACCTTCGCCGCCAATTTCAACGAGACGAAGTTCGACCGTATCGCCGGTACCCCGGCGGCCCTGTCCGCCATCGGCATCACCACGGTGCTGTTCGACCTGTCGCAGCAGGTCCGTTTCACCGACAGCATGCCCAAGGACAAGTTCACAGCCAACCTGAACTGGCAGAAGGATGCGCTGCATCTGAACCTGACCGGCACCCGCTATGGCGAGGTGGCACAGGTGGCCCTGACCAACCGCACCCCGGCCCAGATCGCGGCCCTGACGCCCGGTTACAAGGTGAAACTGGTGCCGGTTTCCGCCACCTCGGCCAATTCCGACATCATCCAGTATTACCGCGCCGATATCGTGGTGGATATCGAAGCGGGATACGACCTGACCGACGATTTCACCCTGTCGGCCGGCGTGTCGAACCTGTTCGATCAGTACCCGGAAAAGCAGATCGCCTCGACCGCCGCGTCGGTCGCCGCCGGGACCAATGGCGCCGACAATAACGGGACCTTCCCCTACGCCTATATCGCGCCCTACGGCGTCAATGGCCGGGCCTTCCATGTGAAGGCGACCTATCGGTTTTAA
- a CDS encoding amino acid ABC transporter permease, with protein MTQPTPVFVRTAPTPARAAPLAERRPLWRLLFGDMVSAAMTLVGLLGLAWMLPHLLSWAVINGVWTGGGDECRQAGACWAFLGQKYPQILFGIYPPAEQWRPIAVCALILGLGLWSLPPRNWTKLTLGLWGGGMLGSLILMGGGVLGLKSVPTSAWGGLPVTLLLTVWSLGLGFPLAVLLALGRRASLPVPRYLSIGIIELIRGLPLLSLLFIASILLPIMLPDGVSIDKLARALAAMTLVSAAYIAEVLRGGLQAIPKGQMEAAAALGLSWAQTTRLIVLPQAIAKVIPPLTSTVIVMVKNTSLVLVVGLFDLLSAGRAALADPEWPAPFAETYLLIAMIYFILCFSISRYARWLETRTSKGNRR; from the coding sequence ATGACCCAACCCACGCCCGTCTTCGTGCGCACCGCACCGACCCCGGCCCGTGCCGCCCCCCTGGCCGAACGCCGGCCCCTGTGGCGCCTGCTGTTCGGCGACATGGTCAGCGCGGCCATGACCCTGGTCGGGCTGCTGGGGCTGGCCTGGATGCTGCCGCATCTGCTGTCCTGGGCCGTGATCAACGGGGTATGGACGGGCGGTGGCGATGAATGCCGGCAGGCCGGTGCCTGCTGGGCCTTCCTGGGGCAGAAGTATCCCCAAATCCTGTTCGGCATCTATCCCCCGGCGGAGCAATGGCGGCCCATCGCGGTCTGTGCCCTGATCCTGGGGCTGGGATTGTGGAGCCTGCCGCCGCGCAACTGGACGAAGCTGACCCTGGGCCTGTGGGGCGGCGGCATGCTGGGCAGCCTGATCCTGATGGGTGGCGGCGTGCTGGGGCTCAAATCGGTGCCGACATCGGCCTGGGGCGGGCTGCCCGTCACCCTGCTGCTGACCGTCTGGTCGTTGGGGCTTGGTTTTCCGCTGGCGGTGCTGCTGGCGCTGGGCCGGCGGGCCAGCCTGCCCGTGCCGCGCTACCTCTCCATTGGCATCATTGAGCTGATCCGGGGCCTGCCGCTGCTGTCGCTGCTGTTCATCGCGTCGATCCTGCTGCCCATCATGCTGCCGGACGGGGTGAGCATCGACAAGCTGGCCCGCGCCCTGGCCGCCATGACCCTGGTCTCGGCTGCTTACATCGCAGAGGTGCTGCGTGGCGGTTTGCAGGCCATTCCCAAGGGGCAAATGGAGGCGGCGGCCGCGTTGGGCCTGTCCTGGGCACAGACGACGCGCCTGATCGTTCTGCCGCAGGCCATTGCGAAGGTCATCCCGCCGCTGACCAGCACCGTGATCGTCATGGTCAAGAATACCAGCCTGGTCCTGGTGGTTGGCCTGTTCGACCTGTTGAGCGCGGGGCGGGCAGCACTCGCCGATCCGGAGTGGCCCGCACCCTTTGCCGAGACCTACCTGCTGATCGCGATGATCTATTTCATCCTCTGCTTTTCCATCTCCCGCTATGCGCGTTGGCTGGAAACGCGGACGTCCAAGGGGAACCGCCGATGA
- the metC gene encoding cystathionine beta-lyase produces MRDLSRCVIHPAVSHEGFASIGVPTYRASTILFDDAKSYTNRKYRGPDGYTYGLHGTPTTRTLEAQLTALEGGERTVIVPSGQAAITIVFLAILLPGDHVLIPDTAYPPCRGFCENYLKPRGVEYTVYDPLIGAGIDALVKPNTKLIWMESPGSTTMEFQDVPAIVKVAKERGGILTGCDNTWATPLLFKPLAHGVDFSSEALSKYVGGHSDLLMGSISVKDVALFRRLKDTMRMIGIGVSPDDCGLALRGLETMGVRMRHADAVATAFARRLVELPAVERVLHPSLPTCPGHEVWKRDFTGASGVFSVVLKAPANAVIEEAFGVLKTFAIGASWGGTRSLIVPMAIKADRVATDWTDEGVILRISVGMEDPDDLWADLAALFAALAVPVLGG; encoded by the coding sequence ATGCGCGACCTTTCCCGTTGCGTCATCCATCCCGCCGTCTCGCATGAAGGCTTTGCCAGCATCGGCGTCCCCACATATCGGGCCTCGACCATCCTGTTCGACGATGCCAAATCCTATACCAACCGCAAATACCGGGGGCCGGACGGCTATACCTACGGGCTGCATGGCACGCCGACGACCCGCACCCTGGAAGCGCAGCTGACGGCGCTGGAGGGAGGGGAGCGGACGGTGATCGTGCCCTCGGGTCAGGCGGCGATCACCATCGTCTTTCTGGCAATCCTGCTGCCGGGCGACCACGTGCTGATCCCCGACACCGCCTATCCGCCCTGTCGAGGCTTCTGCGAGAACTACCTGAAGCCGCGCGGTGTGGAGTATACGGTCTATGATCCGCTGATCGGGGCGGGGATCGATGCGCTGGTGAAGCCGAACACCAAGCTGATCTGGATGGAAAGCCCCGGCTCCACGACCATGGAGTTCCAGGATGTGCCGGCCATCGTGAAGGTGGCCAAGGAACGTGGCGGCATCCTGACCGGTTGCGACAATACCTGGGCCACGCCGCTTTTGTTCAAGCCGTTGGCCCATGGCGTCGATTTCTCCAGCGAGGCGCTGTCCAAATATGTCGGCGGTCATTCCGACCTGCTGATGGGGTCGATCAGCGTCAAGGATGTGGCCCTGTTCCGTCGGCTGAAGGACACGATGCGGATGATCGGCATCGGCGTCTCCCCGGATGATTGCGGGCTGGCCCTGCGCGGGCTGGAGACGATGGGCGTTCGCATGCGCCATGCCGATGCAGTGGCGACGGCGTTCGCGCGCCGTCTGGTGGAGCTGCCGGCGGTGGAACGGGTGCTGCACCCGTCGCTGCCCACCTGTCCGGGGCATGAGGTCTGGAAGCGGGATTTCACCGGCGCGTCCGGCGTCTTCTCCGTGGTGCTGAAGGCCCCGGCCAATGCCGTAATTGAGGAGGCGTTCGGGGTTCTGAAGACCTTTGCCATCGGTGCGTCGTGGGGCGGCACACGCAGCCTGATCGTGCCCATGGCGATCAAGGCCGACCGGGTGGCCACCGACTGGACCGATGAGGGCGTGATCCTGCGCATCTCCGTCGGCATGGAGGATCCGGACGATCTGTGGGCCGATCTGGCGGCCCTGTTCGCAGCACTGGCCGTGCCTGTTCTGGGTGGTTGA
- a CDS encoding amino acid ABC transporter ATP-binding protein, with the protein MNAVELSRVNKWYGDFHVLRDVDLTVARGERIVICGPSGSGKSTLIRCINRLEEHQAGKIAVEGTELTGDARTVEAVRRRVGMVFQQFNLFPHLTILENCTLALTQVKRMPKAQAEEIAMAYLTRVRIPDQARKFPGQLSGGQQQRVAIARALSLSPEIMLFDEPTSALDMEMVKEVLDIMVELAGEGMTMLCVTHEMGFARQVADRVIFMDAGQIVEAAPPAQFFTNPQHERTRTFLGQVLH; encoded by the coding sequence ATGAACGCCGTGGAACTGTCCCGCGTCAATAAATGGTATGGCGACTTTCATGTGCTGCGCGATGTCGACCTGACGGTGGCCAGGGGGGAGCGGATCGTGATCTGCGGCCCATCCGGGTCCGGCAAATCCACCCTGATCCGCTGTATCAACCGGCTGGAGGAACATCAGGCCGGAAAGATCGCGGTGGAGGGCACGGAGCTGACGGGCGATGCCCGTACTGTGGAGGCGGTGCGTCGCCGGGTCGGCATGGTGTTTCAGCAGTTCAACCTGTTCCCGCACCTGACCATCCTGGAAAACTGCACTCTGGCCCTGACCCAGGTGAAGCGCATGCCCAAGGCGCAGGCGGAAGAGATCGCCATGGCCTATCTCACCCGTGTACGCATCCCCGATCAGGCGCGCAAATTCCCCGGCCAATTGTCGGGCGGGCAGCAGCAGCGGGTTGCCATCGCGCGCGCCCTGTCGCTGTCGCCGGAGATCATGCTGTTCGACGAACCCACCAGTGCGCTTGACATGGAAATGGTCAAGGAGGTGCTGGATATCATGGTCGAACTGGCGGGCGAGGGCATGACCATGCTCTGCGTCACGCATGAGATGGGTTTCGCACGACAGGTGGCCGACCGCGTCATCTTCATGGATGCCGGCCAGATCGTGGAAGCCGCACCGCCGGCCCAGTTTTTCACCAATCCACAGCATGAAAGGACCCGGACGTTCCTGGGTCAGGTGCTGCATTGA
- a CDS encoding amino acid ABC transporter substrate-binding protein translates to MRGISKRLLAGLCLLALTACGQPAAEKKPAAGGPVGGNAAGGTLKAVRDRGYVSCGASTGTVGFGAPDSHGYWRGLDVETCRAVAAAVLGDKDKVRFVPLTGQQRLTALQSGEIDILPRTTTWTLSRDANGVNFTLPNYYDYDGIMVRKDRGVSSSRELDGASVCVQTGSTTEVTFTNLVASVAPNLKAVIFDSTQATRQAFFSGRCDALITDASGLASVRATMASNPEDFIIFPADGKLSPLTPAVRHGDDQWFDIVKWSFQALLMAEELGINQANIDEMRNSQDPTIRRFLGVEPGNGAALGLDEEWTYRIVKQLGNYGEMFDRNVGAGSPLKLDRGLNRLFRDGGLMVPMAFN, encoded by the coding sequence ATGCGGGGGATCAGCAAACGGCTTCTGGCGGGACTGTGCCTTCTGGCGCTGACTGCCTGTGGGCAGCCGGCGGCGGAGAAGAAGCCGGCGGCGGGTGGCCCAGTGGGCGGGAACGCCGCAGGGGGCACGCTGAAGGCCGTGCGCGACCGGGGCTATGTCTCCTGCGGGGCCAGCACGGGCACCGTGGGGTTCGGCGCACCGGACAGCCATGGTTACTGGCGCGGGCTGGATGTGGAAACCTGCCGGGCTGTCGCCGCCGCCGTTCTGGGTGACAAGGACAAGGTTCGCTTCGTCCCCCTGACGGGGCAGCAGCGTCTGACGGCCCTGCAAAGCGGGGAGATCGATATTCTGCCCCGCACCACCACCTGGACGCTGTCGCGCGATGCCAATGGCGTAAATTTCACCCTGCCCAATTACTACGACTATGACGGGATCATGGTCCGCAAGGATCGCGGCGTGAGCAGTTCCCGTGAGTTGGATGGCGCTTCGGTGTGTGTGCAGACGGGATCGACCACGGAGGTGACCTTCACCAATCTGGTGGCATCGGTGGCCCCCAATCTGAAGGCCGTGATCTTCGACAGCACGCAGGCGACAAGGCAGGCCTTCTTCTCCGGGCGGTGCGATGCCCTGATCACCGATGCGTCGGGTCTGGCATCGGTGCGGGCCACTATGGCCAGCAATCCCGAGGATTTCATCATCTTCCCGGCCGACGGCAAGCTGTCGCCCCTGACGCCCGCTGTCCGGCATGGCGATGACCAATGGTTCGACATCGTGAAATGGTCGTTCCAGGCGCTGCTGATGGCGGAGGAACTGGGCATCAATCAGGCCAATATCGACGAGATGCGCAACAGCCAGGACCCGACCATCCGCCGCTTCCTGGGCGTGGAGCCGGGCAATGGTGCCGCCTTGGGCCTGGATGAGGAATGGACCTACCGCATCGTCAAGCAACTGGGCAATTATGGCGAGATGTTCGACCGTAATGTCGGGGCCGGAAGCCCGCTGAAGCTGGATCGCGGCCTCAACCGCCTGTTTCGCGACGGGGGCCTGATGGTTCCCATGGCGTTCAATTGA
- a CDS encoding amino acid ABC transporter permease translates to MTNLSTLLHDTRTRQIALQALLLALVAGGVGWLILNTVSNLDERGITGGFSFLDRAARFPIAESIIAYRPTDSFGWAFLVGLGNTLFLAVTVALAATLLGLGVALARRSAHPLTSGAATVYVEAMRNTPLVVQLLFWYALVTLGLPNIHAAFTPIDGVILADRGLYLPRPVMVGDKGPFLAALVLGLVAVGAAWRYGRVQRLRTGIPNRYGRIAILSTLLLLGLVWVTTGLTLSLDRPVIGRFNATGGMGLSPEFTAVFAGLLLYSAAFIGEIIRGGIDAVDRGQWEAGRALGLEEGNILRLIVIPQALRVIIPPMTSQYINITKNTTLALAVGYPDIALVAATTINQTGQAVEGILILMLVFLTLSITASLFMNWYNRRIALVTR, encoded by the coding sequence ATGACGAACCTCTCCACCCTTCTCCACGACACCCGTACCAGGCAGATCGCGTTGCAGGCCCTGCTGCTGGCGCTGGTGGCCGGTGGTGTCGGCTGGCTGATCCTCAATACGGTCAGCAATCTGGATGAACGCGGCATTACGGGCGGGTTCAGCTTTCTGGATCGCGCGGCCCGCTTTCCCATCGCGGAGAGCATCATTGCCTATCGTCCCACCGACAGTTTCGGCTGGGCCTTCCTGGTGGGGCTGGGCAATACGCTGTTCCTGGCCGTGACTGTGGCCCTGGCGGCGACTTTGCTAGGCCTTGGCGTGGCGCTGGCCCGTCGGTCGGCCCATCCGCTGACCAGCGGGGCGGCGACCGTCTATGTGGAGGCGATGCGCAACACGCCGCTGGTGGTGCAATTGCTGTTCTGGTACGCGCTGGTCACGTTGGGGTTGCCCAATATCCATGCGGCCTTCACGCCCATCGACGGCGTGATCCTGGCAGACCGGGGGCTGTACCTGCCCCGGCCTGTGATGGTGGGCGACAAGGGGCCGTTCCTGGCAGCCCTGGTGCTGGGGCTTGTGGCTGTCGGTGCCGCATGGCGGTACGGGCGGGTGCAGCGCCTGCGCACCGGCATTCCCAACCGTTATGGTCGCATCGCCATTCTTTCCACCCTGCTGCTGCTGGGGTTGGTCTGGGTCACAACAGGTCTAACATTATCGCTGGACCGGCCCGTGATCGGGCGGTTCAACGCGACCGGCGGCATGGGGCTGTCGCCGGAATTCACAGCGGTGTTCGCAGGCCTTCTGCTCTACTCGGCTGCCTTCATAGGGGAGATCATTCGCGGCGGCATCGACGCGGTGGACAGGGGGCAATGGGAGGCGGGGCGCGCCCTGGGCCTTGAAGAAGGCAATATCCTGCGCCTGATCGTCATTCCGCAGGCCCTGCGCGTGATCATCCCGCCCATGACCAGCCAATATATCAACATCACCAAGAACACGACCCTGGCGCTGGCCGTCGGTTACCCCGACATCGCCCTGGTGGCGGCCACCACCATCAACCAGACGGGCCAGGCGGTGGAAGGCATTCTGATCCTGATGCTGGTCTTCCTGACCCTGTCCATCACGGCGTCGCTGTTCATGAACTGGTACAACCGGCGGATCGCCCTGGTGACGCGATGA
- a CDS encoding LysR substrate-binding domain-containing protein translates to MHFRQLEIYRATMISGSASRAAELLRITQPAVSRALVELEESLGFALFDRVKGRLVPTPEGQMFFRDVNSSFVGLDRLRASAARIRDFGSGSLRVASMAAFGSTVVPKAVHTFRQKNPQIAITLQVLSSSTVRDLVANQQFDIGIAADEVDLSGVEHRIFSSFRAVLAIPQGHELAALSVITPADLHGQPFIALAPEDRARHRITEILESAGSRPEIIVETPSAGTICALALEGVGVGLVNPAAADGYAERGLVFRPFKPDVQFKSYLLFRPDAQKARLVKSFVAELLHFRDRVTLPGTGKTD, encoded by the coding sequence ATGCATTTCCGGCAGTTGGAAATTTACCGCGCCACCATGATCAGCGGGTCCGCCTCCCGCGCGGCGGAGCTGCTACGGATTACGCAGCCCGCGGTCAGTCGGGCCCTGGTGGAACTGGAGGAAAGCCTGGGGTTCGCGCTGTTCGATCGGGTGAAGGGCAGGCTTGTCCCCACACCGGAGGGGCAGATGTTCTTCCGGGACGTGAATAGCAGTTTCGTGGGCCTGGACCGGCTGAGGGCATCAGCGGCGCGTATCCGCGATTTCGGATCGGGAAGCCTGCGCGTCGCCAGCATGGCCGCCTTCGGTTCCACGGTCGTGCCGAAGGCCGTTCATACGTTCCGGCAGAAGAACCCGCAGATCGCCATCACCTTGCAGGTTCTGTCCTCCTCCACGGTGCGCGATCTGGTCGCCAACCAGCAGTTCGACATCGGTATTGCCGCTGACGAGGTGGACCTGTCAGGGGTCGAACATCGTATTTTCAGCAGCTTCCGTGCGGTCCTGGCTATCCCACAGGGGCATGAACTGGCTGCCCTGTCGGTGATCACTCCTGCCGACCTGCATGGGCAGCCCTTCATCGCCCTGGCACCGGAGGACCGTGCCCGCCACCGGATCACCGAGATCCTGGAAAGCGCGGGGTCCAGGCCCGAAATCATCGTGGAAACCCCAAGCGCGGGGACCATCTGTGCCCTGGCCCTGGAAGGGGTTGGGGTGGGACTGGTCAACCCGGCGGCCGCCGACGGCTATGCCGAACGGGGGCTGGTCTTCCGGCCCTTCAAGCCGGATGTCCAGTTCAAATCCTACCTGCTGTTCCGCCCCGATGCCCAGAAGGCCCGGCTGGTGAAAAGCTTCGTGGCTGAACTGCTCCATTTCCGCGACCGCGTCACCTTACCTGGAACGGGGAAGACTGATTGA
- a CDS encoding SDR family oxidoreductase: MTRSLKGKTLFISGGSRGIGLAIALRAAKDGANVAIAAKTDQPHPKLPGTIHTAATAIAAAGGNALPILCDIRDEHQVAAAVARTVDRFGGIDICINNASAIRMTPILETPVQRFDLMHGVNARGSFVVTQAALPHLLASDNPHILSISPPLHMEERWFAPHVAYSLAKFGMSIISLGVAGEYRGTVGVNCLWPRTAIDTAAMTEFGAHVGLGALRSPEIMADAAYLIMTSDARTNTGNFFIDDELLAAHGVTDLSAYGPLGVADVDLTPDFFVPSLRELRSLDLPGESGKPGDHFNQSSPFQVR, translated from the coding sequence ATGACCCGTTCCCTCAAAGGCAAGACCCTGTTCATCAGCGGCGGATCGCGCGGCATCGGGCTGGCCATTGCGCTGCGGGCGGCCAAGGACGGTGCCAATGTTGCGATTGCGGCAAAGACAGACCAGCCTCACCCCAAGTTGCCGGGTACCATCCATACCGCTGCGACCGCGATTGCGGCGGCTGGTGGGAACGCATTGCCGATCCTATGCGACATCCGCGATGAACATCAGGTTGCCGCCGCGGTCGCTCGCACGGTGGACAGGTTTGGTGGCATTGACATCTGTATCAACAATGCCAGCGCCATCCGTATGACCCCGATCCTGGAGACGCCGGTTCAGCGTTTCGATCTGATGCATGGTGTTAACGCGCGTGGGTCTTTCGTCGTGACGCAAGCGGCCTTGCCACACCTGTTGGCATCGGACAATCCGCATATTCTGTCCATTTCCCCGCCACTGCATATGGAGGAGCGTTGGTTTGCTCCCCATGTCGCCTACAGCCTTGCCAAGTTCGGGATGAGCATCATCTCCCTAGGCGTGGCTGGGGAGTACCGCGGCACGGTCGGTGTGAACTGCCTGTGGCCACGTACGGCCATCGACACCGCCGCGATGACGGAATTCGGGGCGCATGTTGGTCTGGGCGCGTTGCGCAGTCCGGAAATCATGGCAGATGCCGCCTATCTGATTATGACGTCCGATGCCCGGACCAATACCGGCAATTTTTTCATCGACGACGAACTGCTGGCGGCCCACGGCGTTACAGATTTGTCGGCTTATGGCCCCCTCGGCGTGGCGGATGTTGATCTTACGCCTGATTTCTTTGTGCCGTCCTTGCGGGAACTGCGGTCATTGGACTTGCCCGGAGAAAGTGGAAAGCCCGGCGATCATTTCAATCAGTCTTCCCCGTTCCAGGTAAGGTGA
- a CDS encoding TetR/AcrR family transcriptional regulator, with translation MATDVPLPRRRGRPPADPKILAVSVQEARDSICAAALTLFQQGGVDAINMRDVGRLLGTSQMMAYRYFPSKDHLLMELRIRAFARFTQALARWRRRARQDADALPLVCGAYLVFAYANPHDYRLMFDMWAFENPEAMKKEFGEKVRRQSASWLEIQASVSQFLGPRAERADLGQATDIVWSGLHGLASLHLARKLVFGRNLKHLARPAIRSIMAGLTALA, from the coding sequence ATGGCAACAGACGTTCCACTTCCCCGTCGCCGGGGGCGCCCGCCAGCCGATCCAAAAATTCTGGCTGTATCGGTACAGGAAGCACGTGACAGCATCTGTGCCGCCGCCCTGACCCTGTTTCAGCAGGGCGGCGTTGACGCGATCAATATGCGGGACGTGGGGCGTCTGTTGGGTACCTCGCAGATGATGGCCTACCGCTACTTCCCCAGCAAAGATCACCTGCTGATGGAGTTGCGCATCCGGGCGTTTGCGCGCTTTACCCAGGCCTTGGCTCGCTGGCGGCGGCGGGCGCGACAGGATGCCGACGCGCTGCCCCTGGTCTGTGGTGCCTATCTGGTTTTTGCCTATGCCAACCCCCATGACTACCGGTTGATGTTTGACATGTGGGCCTTTGAAAACCCGGAAGCCATGAAGAAGGAATTCGGCGAGAAGGTGCGGCGGCAGTCTGCGTCCTGGCTGGAGATACAGGCCTCAGTGTCCCAGTTCCTGGGTCCCCGCGCCGAGCGCGCGGATTTGGGCCAGGCAACCGACATCGTGTGGAGCGGGCTGCACGGCCTGGCATCGCTGCATCTGGCCCGCAAGCTGGTGTTCGGTCGCAACCTCAAGCATCTGGCCAGACCGGCCATTCGGTCGATCATGGCGGGTCTGACGGCACTCGCCTAA